The Thermoflexus sp. genome segment CCGATGGGCAGTGGCTGGCCTGGAGCTCAGAGGCCCTGGAGTGGCTTCCCACGCCGCCGCCGTTGCCAAAGGATCGGCCGGCCGAGTATCTTTACATCGCGGAACGGGAGGCGTTGCTTCGCCTCGCTAAGGAGCCATAAGGCCCAGCCCCTCAAAATGGAGAAACCCCCGGGACGAACGGGAGATCGCGGCGGATGCGCCAGGAACAAACCGGAACGATGCGCGGATGGGGATCTATTCCCTTCGGTCTTCTCCTGCTCGGGGCGCTGGCCTTCGGGGCGCCGGCGCCGGATACGGAACGGGCCACAGGGCCCGGGACCGCCCCGCCCACCCCTTCGCCGGCGCGGGTGCGCTTCGCGGTGATCGGCGACTACGGGCAGGCCGGGCCGCCCGCTGAGGCCGTCGCCCGGCTGGTTCAGAGCTGGAACCCCGATTTCGTCGTCACCACGGGGGATAACAACTACCCGCGCGGCGAGGCCCGGACCATCGATGGGAACATCGGACGCTATTATCACGGGTTCATCGCGCCCTATCGGGGCCGCTACGGCCCCGGCGCCGACCGCAACCGTTTCTTCCCAACCCTGGGGAACCACGACTGGGCGACCGCCGGCGCGCAGGCGTATTTCGATTACTTCGCCCTGCCCGGCAACGAGCGCTACTATGAGGTCCGCTGGGGCCCCGTCCATCTGTTCTTCCTGGACAGCGATCCCCATGAGCCCGATGGGATCACCGCGGACTCCCGCCAGGCGCAGTGGCTGCGGGCGCGGCTCCAGGCCTCGGATGCCCCATGGCGGCTGGTGATCCTCCACCATCCCCCCTACTCCTCCGGCCTCCACGGCTCCACCCCTGCGCTGCAATGGCCCTTCGCCGCCTGGGGGGCCACGGCCATCCTCGCCGGGCACGATCACGTCTACGAGCGCATCGAGCGGGATGGGATCCTTTACTTCGTCAACGGCCTGGGGGGCCATCCAGCCCGCTACCCCTTCCGGGCTCCCATCCCCGGCAGCCGGGTCCGCTATCGAGAGAACTACGGGGCGATGCGAGTGGAGGCGGACGCCTGTCGCATCGTGTTCCGGTTCATCGCGATCGACGGCCGCTGGATCGACACGGTCACCCGCCGGCATCCCGCATGCGAGGCCCGGCGGGACATGCGCGTTCCACCTTGACGGCGAGAACTGCATACGGTAAGATTAAAATCGAAAGACCGTGGCCCCGTCGTCTAGCCCGGTCTAGGACGCTGCCCTCTCAAGGCAGAGATCGCGGGTTCAAATCCCGCCGGGGCCACCTCTATCCGGGCGCGGCACAGGCCGCGCCCGATTTCTTTTTCGCCCGACCGGCCTCCAGCCGGACCTGCGCCTGAGCGGGGGCGCATGGGGTTTCTCCGATCGATCGACACCCTCGGAAATCGATTCCCGCGCATGGACTACATTCGCTGGCTGCGACAGCACATCGGATCGGAACCGATCTGGCTGGTCTACGCGACCGCTCTGATCGTGGACGAGGCCGGGCGCGTCCTCCTGCAGCAACGCGCGGACCTCCAGGCATGGGGCCTGCCCGGCGGGGTGATGGAGCCCGGCGAATCCCTCCTCCAGGCCCTCCACCGCGAGGTCGCGGAGGAAACCGGCCTGATCATCCAGGCCGGGAAACTGATCGGCCTGTATACATCCCCCGAGTTTATGGTCCGTTATCCCAACGGGGATCTCGTTCACTCGGTGACCGCCTGTTTCCTGACGCGCCCGATCGGGGGCACCCTGCGCCCCGATGGCCAGGAGTCCATGGCGTTGCGGTGGTTCCCCCTGAAAGCGCTCCCGCCGCTGCCACCGTGGTATGCGGCGATGATCGCGGATTACCGGCGGGGCGATCCCGCAGCGGCCTTCCGGACCGGCGCGCCCGGGCAGCCAGCCCGGAGCCCCGGAGCCACCATCCGGCATTTGCGGGAACGGATCGGCCCGGCCACCCTGGTGGTCCCGGCTACCAGCGCCGTGATCTTCAACGAGCGCGGGGAGATCCTCCTGCAGCGCCGCGAGGATAACGGGGAGTGGGGATTGCCCGGCGGGATCATGGAGATCGGCGAGCGCATCGATCAGACGCTCATCCGCGAGGTGGCGGAAGAGACGGGGCTGCAGGTCGAGCCGACCCGCCTGGTGGGCCTGTATACGGATCCGGCGTGGACCTTCACATATCCGAACGGCGATCGCTCCCAGCCGGTGGTCGCCTGCTTCGAAGCGCGCATCACGGGCGGCCGTCTCCAGGCGGACGGCGTCGAATCCCTGGAGGTGGGGTTCTTCCTGCCAAGCCGGCTCCCCGAGCCGCTGGATGTCCGCTGGCGGATTCGGATCGAGGACGCGATGGCCCATTATCCGCATGCGGTGGTCCGGTAGAAGCCAGTGCCAGCTTCTGAACCCAAAGCCTACGACGGAGGCCCGCGCCACCTATGATGGGCATGCCTGACAAGGCGCGAAGGCTCAACTGGCCTATCCTCATCGGGATGCTGCTGACGCTGAACCTGGCCTTGCTCTTGACGCCGCAGGCCATGGTCGATCTCTCCCCACCGCCCATGCCCACATCGACCGTGACCCCCATCCCCCCCACCCGGACGCCCCCGGGGACCCCGACGCCCACGGCCACGCCGGTGCCCTCGCCCACCCCCACGTGCGCGCCGGGGCGCTGGGAGGCCGGTTCGGTCCAGATGCCTGCCACCGGCGTGGAGATCCTCTATCAGGTGTATCTTCCTCCATGTGGGGATCCGGCCCGGCGCTATCCGGCGCTCTATCTGCTCCACGGTTATCCATATGATCAGACCCACTGGGATCAGCTGGGAATCCATAAGGCCATGGAAGCCGGGATCCGCGCCGGGCGCTGGCCGCCTTTCCTGATCGTGCTGCCGGGCTTCCCCGATGATCTGTATCTCTACACCAGCGGCGGGCCAGGATCGGTGGAGGCCGCGATGATGGAGGTCCTGATCCCCCATATCGAAGCCCGCTATCCCGTGGAGACGGCCCGCTGGGCCCGGGCAATCGGCGGGATCTCGCGGGGCGGTGTATGGGCCTTGGAGATCGCCCTGCGCCATCCAGAGGCTTTCGCCAGCGTCGGGGGTCATAGCCCGGCGCTGAGCGTGAATCAGGCTCCGCCCGCTTATGATCCCTTTCAGCTGACTCAGGAAGCAGATCTGCAGGGGCTGCGGATTTATCTGGACGCCGGCGATACTGACTGGGCGCTGGCAGGAACCCAGCAGCTGGCGGAGATCCTCAAAGCCCGGGGGATCCCGATACGCCTGGAGATCCACCCCGGAGGGCATGAGGATACCGCGTGGGCTCAGGCATTGGAAGCCTATCTGGATTTCTATACGGAGCCCTGGCGAGGGTTGGGGCGATAGACTGGCCCGATAGCGCTACGGGAAAACCTGTTGCGGAATCCCCTGGAGATGCGCGCGGTGTCGGAAGAGCTCCACGGATTTCTCCGCCGGATCATGCAGCCAGCGGCCGTGGTGGCGGGCCTGAGCCTGCTGGGGAAGCTCACCGGCTTCCTGGCGCAGGCGGTGATCGCCGCCCGCTTCGGCACCGGGCCGGATAAAAGCGCCTTCGATGTGGCGATGGTCATGCCGGACTTCCTGTTCCTGTTCACCGGCGGGACCCTGGCCGTGGTCCTCGTGCCGGTGCTGACCGTGTGGTCGGCGCGCAACCCGCAGGAGGGTGCCCGCCTCGCCACCACAGTGGCGCTTCTGACGGTGGGCGCGCTGACCCTGGCCGGGCTGCTGATCGCCTGGAGCGCTCCTTTCTGGGTGCGGGTGGTCTTTGGGCCGGGGCTTCCTCCATCCGTGCAGGATCGGGCGATCTGCTTGCTTCGAGTGCTCTGGGCAGGGACGGTTCTGTTCGGGCTCAGCGGGGTGCTCACGGCGGTGCTGCACTCGGCCCGGCGCTTTGTCTGGCCAGCCTTGGGCTCGGTGCTGGCAGATGGCGGCCCGATCCTTGGAGCGCTTTTCCTGGCCCGTCCCCTGGGCATCACGGGGCTCGCATGGGGGGTGGTCCTGGGCGCCTTCTTCCACACCATGACGCTGCTCCCCGGGTTGCGGGGCTGGCCGTGGACCTGGGCGATGGATCTCCGGCATGCGGGGTTGCGAACCGTGGGCGTGTTGCTGATCCCGCGGGCTCTGATCGTGGCGCTGGCCTATTTCCAGATCGCCTGGGGCTATCGCCTGATCGGCGGCCTGGAGCCCGGAGGGGTCGCGGCCCTCGCCTATAGCTGGCGCCTGATGCAGGTCCCCCAGACCCTGATCAGCACCAGCCTGGCCGTTGTGCTCCTTCCCACCCTCTCGGCCCATGCCGCCCGAGGGGACCGGGAGGCCCTGCGACGGGATCTGGGCTGGACCCTGGGGATCGCGGGGGCGCTCTCCGCGCTGGCCGGCGGCGCGTTATGGTTCGGAGGAGAGACGCTGGTGCGAGGGTTGCTGGCCCGAGGGGCCTTTGGGGAGGCGTCCGTGGAGGCCGTAGGGGCGGCCCTCCGGATGTTCGCGCCCGGACTGGTGACCTACACCCTTGCGGAGCTCACCGCGCGCGCCTTCTACGCCCGCCACGATTTCCTCCGGCCGCTGGCGGCGGCCGTCGCAGGCACCGCGGCGTATCTGGCCATGGCCCCGGCGCTGGTTCCTGCTCTGGGTGCCTCCGGCCCGGCCCTGGCCAACAGCATAGCCATCGGCCTGGAGGCGTTCCTCCTGTTGCTCTGGATGCGATGGCTCGATCGGACTCCTAACGTTTCATTCCTGATGGAACCGGGAGAGAGCCCCCCCACGGGCGAAGGGCGTTCACGTTGACGGGGCAGGCCGGGTCGCCAGGCTCTCCCGGCGGGCCAGCCGCTCCGCCCGGCGCTGGTCGGCCTCCTCCGCCTTGCGGCGCTCTTCCTCCGTCTCCAGGATCAGCGGGGGCACCGGCGCGGGTCGGCCATCCCGATCCAGCGCCACGTAAACGAAATAAGCCGTCGCCGTCACCCGTCGCTCCCCGGTCAGCAGATCCTCCGCCTCGGCCTGGATCTCCACCTCCATGGAGGTGCGCCATGCTCGGGTCATGCGCGCCCGCACGTGCAGCAGATCCCCCACGTGGACCGGGGCGCAGAACTGGATGGAATCCACCACCACGGTCACCGTGGGCCGGCGGGCGTGGCGAGACGATACAATCGCCCCTGCCTCATCCATTAGCTTCATGATCCATCCGCCGTGGACATTGCCCAGGATGTTGGCATGCTCCGGCTGCATGATCTGCGTCAGCACCACCTCGCTGTCCCGAACCCGCTTCCCTTCCATGGCGCAGGACCTCTTCGTAGGAAAGGATTTAAGGATGAAGAGCCCATCTTCCGCATGCGACCCCCATCATCCTCGCGGAGAGGGCTGTCGGCAACCAGGGGTTTACGAGGGGCCTCCGGGCACCAGGCGGACGAAGCGGCGGCGGCCCACCTGCAGCACCTTCGGCCGGTCGATGGCCACCACGGCCTCCACATCGGAGACTGTCTCCCCATCCAGCCGGACCCCACCCTGGCGGATCAGCCGGCGAGCTTCGCTGCGGCTGGCGGCCAGCCCGGCGGCCACCAGCACATCCACGAGCGCCTGCGGGCCGGACAGAGAGAACGCGGGCATCTCCTCGGGGAAAGCCCGCTCCTGGAACACCGTGCGGAAATGGGACTCCGCCCGCTCCGCCGCCTCTTCCCCGAAGAAGATCGAAACGATCTCGCGGGCCAGCTCCATCTTCACATCCCGTGGGTGCAGGCTCCCCGATCGCAAACCCTCCTCAATGGCCGCGATCCGCGGGGGCGGGTAGCGGGTGACGAGCTTGAAGTAAATCGGCATCGCCTCATCGGGGATGCTCATGACCTTCCCGAACATGTCTTCCGGCGTTGTGTTGAGCGGGATGTGATTGCCCAGGGACTTGGACATCTTGCGGACGCCGTCCGTGCCCGGCAGCAACGGGAGCAGGATCGCCACCTGGGGCCGCTGACCGAAGGCTTCCTGCAGCTTCCGGCCAGCGACCACGATGTTGAACAGCTGATCCGTCCCCCCGATCTGCACGTCCGCCTGCAGGGCCACAGCATCGTAGCCCTGCATCAGCGGGTAAAAGGTCTCGTGCAGGAAAATGGGATCGCCGCTCTTCAGGCGTTCCGCGAAGGACTCCCGGGCCAGGAATTGCTGCACCGTGAAATGGGAGGCCAGACGGATCAGATCGGCAAACGTGAGTTTGGAAAGCCACTCGGCGTTATAGCGGATGATGGTCCTGTGGGGATCCAGCACCCGGAAAGCCTGCTCCGCATAGGTGCGCGCGTTGGCCTCTACCTCCTCCGGGGACATCAGCGCCCGTCCCCGCAACTGATCGGAGGGATCCCCGACCAGCGCGGTGAACGTGCCGATCACCAGGATGGTCTCGTGCCCCAGGTCCTGGAACTGACGCAGCTTCCGCAGAGGGACCGTATGCCCCAGGTGCAGATCGCTAGTCCGCGGGTCCACCCCCAGATAGACCCGCAGCGGGCGTCCCTCCTGGAGCCGCTCCCGCAACTCGGCCTCCATCGTCCGGCGCAGCGTCTCATCGCCGTATTCGGTGCCCTGCATCAGGAGAGCGACCTGTTCGTCGATCGCCATCGACATCCCACAACCTCCCCGTTCGGGTCGTTCCCTTCGGGACCCCATCTGGCCTTTCCCGCCGTAAGGAGGCTCGGAGAAGCGGGGTGGTCAGCCCGTCCGCCTCCCACCGTTCCCATCGCATGCCCACCGAGGCGCTCCTAACCCCAAAGTATGCCATCCGGAGCCTCCATCGCCAAGTTCAGCGGAGCGGGCGACAGGGCTTCCCTTCAAATGGCTATCATCTTTATGGAGGGAATCACTCATACATCAGGAGGCAAGGGATGAGCTCCGGTCTGCGTATCCATCCAGAAGAAGTCCGCCAGCAGATCCAGCGCCTGCGGGGATGGCGAGCGGAATGGGCCGAGCAATTGAGGACCGCCCAGCGGTTGGGCATCGCCCTGATCGAGACGATCCGCGCGGTTCCCGGGCGGGGATTTCAGGCGGAGCACACGGCCCAGGCAAGATACCTGGGCCGGGTCGAGGACCGGGCGGAGCTCCTGGCACGGACGCTGGAGCAGGCCCTGGCCCGTCTCGAAAACGCCTTCCAGGAGGCCGCCCGGCTTCTCCAGGAGCCGATCTCCTCCGCCGCGATGGGCGCCCTCCCGACGGCGGCGGTGGCCGCCTCATTTGAGGAAGCCTATGCCTTCATCCGCAAGTGGGAGGGCGGATATGTGCACGATCCCCATGATCGGGGCGGACCGACGAATATGGGCATCATCCAGGCCACCTATGACGAGTACCGTCGTCGCCACGGGCTGCCCCCGCAGGAGGTGGCCCGGATCACGCCGGCGGAAGTCGAGGCGATCTACCGGGAGTTCTGGGAGCAATCCGGGGCCGAAAGGCTCCCCCGGCCGCTGGGGCTGGTGCATATGGACACGGCCGTCAACATGGGGCCGGTGTGGGCCCGGGGGTTCTTGCAGGAAGTTCAGCAACGGAACCCGGGAACCCCTGAGGCGGCGGCGGAGGCGTATCTGGAGCTGCGCCTGAACCGCTATCTGGAGCTGGCCCGGGATCCCTCCCAGCGCCAGTTCCTGGCCGGATGGCTCAACCGCCTTCAGGATCTGAGCGGCCATGCCGTGAGCCCGGAATTCCAGCGTGCCTTCCAGGAAAGGATCCTCAACCGTCTCGCAGAGGATCCGGAGTTCACCCCCACCCGTGACTTCCTGGTCCGTTTATGGTCGCCACAGGGAGGTCAGAACCCATGAAAACATTGCGATGGCTTCTCATGGGCATGGTGATCCTGAGCGCTGCTTGCGCCCGGGCGACTTCGGGGAAGGATTCCCGGCCGGCCACCGAGGCCCCGGTGGATGTCGCGCCGGCGAGGCCAGCGGCTTCTTCTGGAACAACCGTCCTCACCTTTGAAGAAGCGATCCAGAGCGGCGATTGGGCCGCGGCCCAGGCGATCCTGGAATCCGAGGGCGAACCTTCGTTTCCCGCATCCGTTCTGAACCGGATCATGATCGAGGGCCTCCGCCTGGCCATGAGCGCGGAGGGCGCGGAGGCCCGGCGACATATCGAGGGCGCCCTCGCGCTGGTCCGCAAGGCCTGCCGGTGCCTGGACGATCGAGGCCGCCTGATCCCCGGGATGCCACCGAAAGGCTTCCGGGGGGAGCTCTATCTCACGCTTTATCACATGCGGGGCGCCACCTCCTATGATCCTTTGTATGACTGGGCCACCGAGCAGGTGGCGCAGCGCCACCGCCTGAACAGGGAGGAGATCTTCGATCGGAGCGGCACGAAGACGAATCCCGTGGGGGTGTGTCGGTTCGGGGATCGAATCTTCGTGGTTGCGGGCTTCTGGATTTTCGATCTGGAGGGATCCCTTCAACAGGAAGCTCCCGGCCTGGATTCGCTGAGCGAAGGGGAGCGGCTTCCCCGCCTGTATTATGTCTTCTGCGATGAGAAGGAACAGAAAATCCAGTGGGTCAACGTGTCGGGAGGCGGACGGGGGGTTTCGCTGGAGGCGAAGTGGGATGGAGAGGGGTTCCGCTGGGTGGAGACGGCTCGCATCAACCTGGCCGCCCAGACCTATGAAGAGGTCCGGAAGCAGATCGAGGCGGGACGGCTGGAGGAGGCCTTCGAGGCCTATTATGATAAAGGGTTCACGAATGAGGTCGACGCGGATCCGGAACTGGCCGCGCTGGCCCTCCGGCAGGGGATGACCGTGGCCCGCCAGCGGGCGGAGGCCGGAGATGTCGCCAGGGCGCGGCGCGCGCTTCACGCGGCCTTCTCGATCGCCGCCTTCCGTTACCGGCTGGATAGTGGGACCTTCCTGCCTGTAGACTGGGAGCAACGCCCCCGATCGCTGGAGAAATGGGCCCAGGAGGCGTTCGGCGCGGATCCCCAGGCCCCGAGCTATGCCCGGATCTATCGGGATGCCCTGACGGAATACGCCGCCCTGCTGGTTCAGGACCATCGCCCCCAGGAGGCCGAGCCGATCCTGCGGGCTCTGACCATCCTCGCCCCGAACCATGCGCCGGCGTATCTCTATCTGGGCGACGTCCTCTGGGATCAGGGGAAGCCGGAGGAAGCTCGTCGCTTCTATCAACGCTATCAGGAGCTCACACCGGGCGGGCCCTGGCCGGATCGGGTGCGGGAGCGCGCGCCGTAAATCCCCAATCCCCTCGGGGCCTGGATCGCGCAGGCCGGATCCCCCGTAGACGGGCCTCCAGGTTCCTCAGGAAGAGAACCTCTCCCCTCATGCGGAGGGCGGGTGGGCGCGCTGAAGACGCCCACCCGCACCAGCGCTAAGGTCCCCAGGCGACCCGCTGGCTCAGGGGATCTGGAAGCTGTTCGCCCAGGTCCAGGATCTTCCGGGGCGTTCCCCCGCCGGCTGGGATCAGATACACCCCCCAGCGCCCATCCGCATTGGAGAGATAAGCGATCCACGCCCCATCGGGAGACCATGCAGGGCCCATCTCCCAGCCCCCGCCGGTCGTGAGGGCCCGGAAGAACCCTCCGGTCGTAGCCACAATCAGATCCCAGCTCCCCTGGATATCGGTTGCGTAAACCAGGGTCGATCCATCCGGGGCCCAGGCGGCCTGAACATCGTTGGGATGCTGGCTCAGACGGATGGGCGCAGAGGCATTTGGAGGCAGCACCAGTAACCCGCACCCACTTCCCGCACAGCCGGTCCAGGCCAGCGTCCCATGGGGCCCCCACGCGGGGAACCGCCCGGAGGCCACGCGCTGGGAGGCCTGCGGATCCCGAAGGTCGATCACTCGAATCCCCCCGGCGCCGTCCATGAAAGCCAGCCGTTGTCCATCCGGCGACCACGTAGGCCAGGCGGCCCCTGGCCCGGCCACCTGTATGGTCTCTCCGCTCTCCAGATCCTTCACCCAGATCCCTGCCCCGGCGATCCGATAAGCCAGCCGTCGCCCGCCCGGCTGCCAGGCTGGCTGATCAGCCCCCAGGGCGACTCGCATCCCACGCCCGCCCGCATCCACGACATAAAGGGCATAGGTCCCGGCCTCCGCCTCATATACGGCGTAGGCCAGCCGCCCGACGGGGATCAACGGCGGGAGAGGCGTGCCGGCCCCCGCAAGAGCGCCGGGGATCGGCGTGGGGGTCGCCTGAAGGCAGAGGGTTCCCATCTCCTGGGCTTTCTTCTGAACCTCGGGATCCGCAAAAAGTCGGAGGGCAGCCTGATACTCGATTTCCGCCGGACAACCTTCCCCCTTTGTCCTCAGAAGATCTCCATAGGCGACATGGGCTTGGAAGAGGCGGCGCGCGGTATCCCGGTATCCCGGGTTCAGCGCATAAATTTCCTGGAAACGCCGGATCGCCTCCGGCCAGT includes the following:
- a CDS encoding metallophosphoesterase family protein, which translates into the protein MRQEQTGTMRGWGSIPFGLLLLGALAFGAPAPDTERATGPGTAPPTPSPARVRFAVIGDYGQAGPPAEAVARLVQSWNPDFVVTTGDNNYPRGEARTIDGNIGRYYHGFIAPYRGRYGPGADRNRFFPTLGNHDWATAGAQAYFDYFALPGNERYYEVRWGPVHLFFLDSDPHEPDGITADSRQAQWLRARLQASDAPWRLVILHHPPYSSGLHGSTPALQWPFAAWGATAILAGHDHVYERIERDGILYFVNGLGGHPARYPFRAPIPGSRVRYRENYGAMRVEADACRIVFRFIAIDGRWIDTVTRRHPACEARRDMRVPP
- a CDS encoding NUDIX hydrolase, with amino-acid sequence MGFLRSIDTLGNRFPRMDYIRWLRQHIGSEPIWLVYATALIVDEAGRVLLQQRADLQAWGLPGGVMEPGESLLQALHREVAEETGLIIQAGKLIGLYTSPEFMVRYPNGDLVHSVTACFLTRPIGGTLRPDGQESMALRWFPLKALPPLPPWYAAMIADYRRGDPAAAFRTGAPGQPARSPGATIRHLRERIGPATLVVPATSAVIFNERGEILLQRREDNGEWGLPGGIMEIGERIDQTLIREVAEETGLQVEPTRLVGLYTDPAWTFTYPNGDRSQPVVACFEARITGGRLQADGVESLEVGFFLPSRLPEPLDVRWRIRIEDAMAHYPHAVVR
- a CDS encoding alpha/beta hydrolase, translating into MMGMPDKARRLNWPILIGMLLTLNLALLLTPQAMVDLSPPPMPTSTVTPIPPTRTPPGTPTPTATPVPSPTPTCAPGRWEAGSVQMPATGVEILYQVYLPPCGDPARRYPALYLLHGYPYDQTHWDQLGIHKAMEAGIRAGRWPPFLIVLPGFPDDLYLYTSGGPGSVEAAMMEVLIPHIEARYPVETARWARAIGGISRGGVWALEIALRHPEAFASVGGHSPALSVNQAPPAYDPFQLTQEADLQGLRIYLDAGDTDWALAGTQQLAEILKARGIPIRLEIHPGGHEDTAWAQALEAYLDFYTEPWRGLGR
- the murJ gene encoding murein biosynthesis integral membrane protein MurJ, with translation MSEELHGFLRRIMQPAAVVAGLSLLGKLTGFLAQAVIAARFGTGPDKSAFDVAMVMPDFLFLFTGGTLAVVLVPVLTVWSARNPQEGARLATTVALLTVGALTLAGLLIAWSAPFWVRVVFGPGLPPSVQDRAICLLRVLWAGTVLFGLSGVLTAVLHSARRFVWPALGSVLADGGPILGALFLARPLGITGLAWGVVLGAFFHTMTLLPGLRGWPWTWAMDLRHAGLRTVGVLLIPRALIVALAYFQIAWGYRLIGGLEPGGVAALAYSWRLMQVPQTLISTSLAVVLLPTLSAHAARGDREALRRDLGWTLGIAGALSALAGGALWFGGETLVRGLLARGAFGEASVEAVGAALRMFAPGLVTYTLAELTARAFYARHDFLRPLAAAVAGTAAYLAMAPALVPALGASGPALANSIAIGLEAFLLLLWMRWLDRTPNVSFLMEPGESPPTGEGRSR
- a CDS encoding acyl-CoA thioesterase, coding for MEGKRVRDSEVVLTQIMQPEHANILGNVHGGWIMKLMDEAGAIVSSRHARRPTVTVVVDSIQFCAPVHVGDLLHVRARMTRAWRTSMEVEIQAEAEDLLTGERRVTATAYFVYVALDRDGRPAPVPPLILETEEERRKAEEADQRRAERLARRESLATRPAPST
- the tyrS gene encoding tyrosine--tRNA ligase; the encoded protein is MAIDEQVALLMQGTEYGDETLRRTMEAELRERLQEGRPLRVYLGVDPRTSDLHLGHTVPLRKLRQFQDLGHETILVIGTFTALVGDPSDQLRGRALMSPEEVEANARTYAEQAFRVLDPHRTIIRYNAEWLSKLTFADLIRLASHFTVQQFLARESFAERLKSGDPIFLHETFYPLMQGYDAVALQADVQIGGTDQLFNIVVAGRKLQEAFGQRPQVAILLPLLPGTDGVRKMSKSLGNHIPLNTTPEDMFGKVMSIPDEAMPIYFKLVTRYPPPRIAAIEEGLRSGSLHPRDVKMELAREIVSIFFGEEAAERAESHFRTVFQERAFPEEMPAFSLSGPQALVDVLVAAGLAASRSEARRLIRQGGVRLDGETVSDVEAVVAIDRPKVLQVGRRRFVRLVPGGPS
- a CDS encoding glycoside hydrolase family 108 protein, translating into MSSGLRIHPEEVRQQIQRLRGWRAEWAEQLRTAQRLGIALIETIRAVPGRGFQAEHTAQARYLGRVEDRAELLARTLEQALARLENAFQEAARLLQEPISSAAMGALPTAAVAASFEEAYAFIRKWEGGYVHDPHDRGGPTNMGIIQATYDEYRRRHGLPPQEVARITPAEVEAIYREFWEQSGAERLPRPLGLVHMDTAVNMGPVWARGFLQEVQQRNPGTPEAAAEAYLELRLNRYLELARDPSQRQFLAGWLNRLQDLSGHAVSPEFQRAFQERILNRLAEDPEFTPTRDFLVRLWSPQGGQNP
- a CDS encoding tetratricopeptide repeat protein, which gives rise to MKTLRWLLMGMVILSAACARATSGKDSRPATEAPVDVAPARPAASSGTTVLTFEEAIQSGDWAAAQAILESEGEPSFPASVLNRIMIEGLRLAMSAEGAEARRHIEGALALVRKACRCLDDRGRLIPGMPPKGFRGELYLTLYHMRGATSYDPLYDWATEQVAQRHRLNREEIFDRSGTKTNPVGVCRFGDRIFVVAGFWIFDLEGSLQQEAPGLDSLSEGERLPRLYYVFCDEKEQKIQWVNVSGGGRGVSLEAKWDGEGFRWVETARINLAAQTYEEVRKQIEAGRLEEAFEAYYDKGFTNEVDADPELAALALRQGMTVARQRAEAGDVARARRALHAAFSIAAFRYRLDSGTFLPVDWEQRPRSLEKWAQEAFGADPQAPSYARIYRDALTEYAALLVQDHRPQEAEPILRALTILAPNHAPAYLYLGDVLWDQGKPEEARRFYQRYQELTPGGPWPDRVRERAP